One Setaria viridis chromosome 3, Setaria_viridis_v4.0, whole genome shotgun sequence DNA window includes the following coding sequences:
- the LOC117851046 gene encoding kinesin-like protein KIN-10C isoform X2, with protein MAAAAAPARSAAPSSQPVRVVLRVRPFLPSEATSATAPCISLLGSHPGGEVTVQLKDQHTSRSEHYRLDAFFGQEDDINQIFDREVRAVIPGIFEGINATVFAYGATGSGKTYTMQGTEDSPGLIPLAASTVLALCTGTWCSVEISYYEVYMERCYDLLEPKAKEVMALDDKDGNMQLKGLSWVPVRSMEEFQELYSIGVQRRKVAHTGLNDVSSRSHAVLSLRVSADVVKGKFNLIDLAGSEDNRRTFNEGIRLQESAKINQSLFALSNVISALNKNELRIPYRESKLTRILQDSLGGSSRSVMIACLNPAEYQESVNTVSLAARSRHVGNFTCSASKQETPKVKVDMEAKLRAWLESKGKTKSIQRMDGLFSPTASKTSFSVSHMKQPASSRISCRAKAMDQDSGKIKKILFDPEPEVHVPIENIPWEHMQNEVNTPKKVLPSVTPCKEKHEASLRKALSPISSNMEPQTPIETPKVEKIPGATPLDKFNALGSNLKEALVQQYLDFLNEGNKEELQQLKGIGARRAEYILELREESPRPFKTLVDLENIGLSSKQVQDILRKTASGIFK; from the exons atggcggccgccgccgcacccgctcgatccgccgcgccctcctcgcAGCCGGTGCGCGTCGTGCTGCGCGTGCGCCCGTTCCTCCCGTCGGAGGCCACATCTGCGACGGCGCCCTGCATCTCCCTCCTCGGGAGCCACCCCGGCGGCGAGGTCACCGTCCAGCTCAAGGACCAGCACACCAG TCGGAGCGAGCACTACAGGCTGGATGCTTTCTTCGGTCAAGAGGATGACATCAACCAGATATTCGATAGGGAGGTCAGGGCAGTGATCCCAGGCATCTTCGAGGGGATCAACGCGACAGTTTTCGCCTATGGGGCAACTGGCAGCGGCAAGACCTACACGATGCAG GGCACGGAGGATTCTCCGGGGCTCATCCCTTTGGCAGCTTCGACGGTCCTGGCGCTCTGCACTGGGACATGGTGCTCCGTGGAGATTTCGTACTATGAGGTGTACATGGAGCGGTGCTATGACCTGCTGGAGCCCAAAGCGAAGGAGGTCATGGCATTGGATGACAAAGACGGCAACATGCAGCTGAAGGGCTTAAGCTGG GTCCCCGTGCGATCTATGGAGGAATTCCAGGAGCTCTATTCCATAGGTGTCCAGAGGAGAAAAGTTGCCCATACTGGACTGAACGACGTTTCCAGTCGGAGCCACGCTGTACTCTCTCTCAGGGTCAGCGCTGATGTTGTCAAAGGAAAGTTTAACCTCATCGATTTGGCTG GTAGCGAGGACAATAGAAGGACTTTCAATGAGGGGATTCGCCTTCAAGAAAGTGCTAAGATCAACCAGTCATTGTTTGCACTGTCCAATGTAATTTCAGCTCTAAACAAGAATGAGCTCCGAATACCCTATAGAGAGAGCAAATTGACCCGCATACTACAAGATTCTCTAGGAGGCAGCAGCCGTTCTGTGATGATAGCATGCCTG AATCCGGCAGAATATCAGGAGTCAGTCAACACAGTAAGTTTGGCTGCACGATCACGGCATGTTGGGAATTTCACATGCtcagcaagcaagcaagaaaCTCCTAAGGTCAAGGTTGATATGGAAGCAAAATTGCGAGCATGGTTGGAATCAAAGGGGAAAACAAAGAGCATCCAAAGAATGGATGGTCTTTTCTCCCCAACCGCCAGCAAAACTTCATTTTCTGTGAGCCATATGAAGCAACCAGCGTCTTCCAGAATCTCGTGTAGAGCCAAGGCAATGGATCAAGATAGTGGTAAAATTAAGAA GATACTTTTTGATCCAGAACCAGAAGTCCATGTACCCATTGAAAACATACCATGGGAGCACATGCAGAACGAAGTAAATACACCAAAGAAAG TGCTTCCTTCAGTAACTCCATGCAAAGAAAAGCATGAAGCTTCTCTCAGGAAAGCTCTTTCGCCGATTTCTTCAAACATGGAGCCCCAAACTCCAATAGAAACACCAAAAGTCGAGAAGATTCCTGGTGCAACACCACTAGATAAATTCAATGCACTAGGGTCTAACCTAAAG GAAGCTCTTGTTCAGCAGTACCTTGACTTCTTAAACGAGGGAAACAA ggaagagttacaacagTTGAAA GGAATTGGTGCGAGGAGAGCAGAATATATTCTGGAATTACGGGAGGAGTCACCAAGACCATTCAAAACT CTTGTGGATTTGGAAAATATCGGCCTCTCATCAAAACAG GTCCAAGACATCCTGAGGAAGACGGCCTCTGGAATCTTCAAATGA
- the LOC117851046 gene encoding kinesin-like protein KIN-10C isoform X1, with amino-acid sequence MAAAAAPARSAAPSSQPVRVVLRVRPFLPSEATSATAPCISLLGSHPGGEVTVQLKDQHTSRSEHYRLDAFFGQEDDINQIFDREVRAVIPGIFEGINATVFAYGATGSGKTYTMQGTEDSPGLIPLAASTVLALCTGTWCSVEISYYEVYMERCYDLLEPKAKEVMALDDKDGNMQLKGLSWVPVRSMEEFQELYSIGVQRRKVAHTGLNDVSSRSHAVLSLRVSADVVKGKFNLIDLAGSEDNRRTFNEGIRLQESAKINQSLFALSNVISALNKNELRIPYRESKLTRILQDSLGGSSRSVMIACLNPAEYQESVNTVSLAARSRHVGNFTCSASKQETPKVKVDMEAKLRAWLESKGKTKSIQRMDGLFSPTASKTSFSVSHMKQPASSRISCRAKAMDQDSGKIKKILFDPEPEVHVPIENIPWEHMQNEVNTPKKAVLPSVTPCKEKHEASLRKALSPISSNMEPQTPIETPKVEKIPGATPLDKFNALGSNLKEALVQQYLDFLNEGNKEELQQLKGIGARRAEYILELREESPRPFKTLVDLENIGLSSKQVQDILRKTASGIFK; translated from the exons atggcggccgccgccgcacccgctcgatccgccgcgccctcctcgcAGCCGGTGCGCGTCGTGCTGCGCGTGCGCCCGTTCCTCCCGTCGGAGGCCACATCTGCGACGGCGCCCTGCATCTCCCTCCTCGGGAGCCACCCCGGCGGCGAGGTCACCGTCCAGCTCAAGGACCAGCACACCAG TCGGAGCGAGCACTACAGGCTGGATGCTTTCTTCGGTCAAGAGGATGACATCAACCAGATATTCGATAGGGAGGTCAGGGCAGTGATCCCAGGCATCTTCGAGGGGATCAACGCGACAGTTTTCGCCTATGGGGCAACTGGCAGCGGCAAGACCTACACGATGCAG GGCACGGAGGATTCTCCGGGGCTCATCCCTTTGGCAGCTTCGACGGTCCTGGCGCTCTGCACTGGGACATGGTGCTCCGTGGAGATTTCGTACTATGAGGTGTACATGGAGCGGTGCTATGACCTGCTGGAGCCCAAAGCGAAGGAGGTCATGGCATTGGATGACAAAGACGGCAACATGCAGCTGAAGGGCTTAAGCTGG GTCCCCGTGCGATCTATGGAGGAATTCCAGGAGCTCTATTCCATAGGTGTCCAGAGGAGAAAAGTTGCCCATACTGGACTGAACGACGTTTCCAGTCGGAGCCACGCTGTACTCTCTCTCAGGGTCAGCGCTGATGTTGTCAAAGGAAAGTTTAACCTCATCGATTTGGCTG GTAGCGAGGACAATAGAAGGACTTTCAATGAGGGGATTCGCCTTCAAGAAAGTGCTAAGATCAACCAGTCATTGTTTGCACTGTCCAATGTAATTTCAGCTCTAAACAAGAATGAGCTCCGAATACCCTATAGAGAGAGCAAATTGACCCGCATACTACAAGATTCTCTAGGAGGCAGCAGCCGTTCTGTGATGATAGCATGCCTG AATCCGGCAGAATATCAGGAGTCAGTCAACACAGTAAGTTTGGCTGCACGATCACGGCATGTTGGGAATTTCACATGCtcagcaagcaagcaagaaaCTCCTAAGGTCAAGGTTGATATGGAAGCAAAATTGCGAGCATGGTTGGAATCAAAGGGGAAAACAAAGAGCATCCAAAGAATGGATGGTCTTTTCTCCCCAACCGCCAGCAAAACTTCATTTTCTGTGAGCCATATGAAGCAACCAGCGTCTTCCAGAATCTCGTGTAGAGCCAAGGCAATGGATCAAGATAGTGGTAAAATTAAGAA GATACTTTTTGATCCAGAACCAGAAGTCCATGTACCCATTGAAAACATACCATGGGAGCACATGCAGAACGAAGTAAATACACCAAAGAAAG CAGTGCTTCCTTCAGTAACTCCATGCAAAGAAAAGCATGAAGCTTCTCTCAGGAAAGCTCTTTCGCCGATTTCTTCAAACATGGAGCCCCAAACTCCAATAGAAACACCAAAAGTCGAGAAGATTCCTGGTGCAACACCACTAGATAAATTCAATGCACTAGGGTCTAACCTAAAG GAAGCTCTTGTTCAGCAGTACCTTGACTTCTTAAACGAGGGAAACAA ggaagagttacaacagTTGAAA GGAATTGGTGCGAGGAGAGCAGAATATATTCTGGAATTACGGGAGGAGTCACCAAGACCATTCAAAACT CTTGTGGATTTGGAAAATATCGGCCTCTCATCAAAACAG GTCCAAGACATCCTGAGGAAGACGGCCTCTGGAATCTTCAAATGA